Proteins encoded in a region of the [Limnothrix rosea] IAM M-220 genome:
- a CDS encoding GNAT family N-acetyltransferase, whose protein sequence is MDQRNNRIIYRSDKYGELPQISALMEAVFQDCIAPGYDPQGIDEFLQYIHPTAIAYRLKRNHFLRVAEVEGNIVGVLEMRTYHHLSLLFVDRKFQRQGIAKRLVQEAIAICHAENPQLQNITVHANPGAIPAYKAMQFQIVGEERVENGIRYVPMRHELEQKNQSH, encoded by the coding sequence ATGGATCAGCGAAATAATCGGATTATCTATCGAAGTGATAAGTATGGTGAACTGCCGCAAATCTCGGCGCTGATGGAGGCTGTTTTCCAAGACTGTATTGCACCGGGCTATGATCCCCAAGGTATTGATGAATTTTTACAGTACATCCACCCCACGGCGATCGCCTATCGTTTGAAGCGCAATCATTTTTTACGGGTTGCGGAGGTAGAAGGCAACATTGTCGGTGTGCTCGAAATGAGAACTTACCATCATCTTTCTCTTTTATTTGTAGACCGAAAATTTCAACGACAGGGTATTGCTAAACGGTTAGTTCAGGAGGCGATCGCCATTTGCCATGCAGAAAATCCCCAGCTCCAAAACATTACTGTCCATGCTAACCCCGGAGCTATTCCTGCTTACAAAGCAATGCAGTTTCAAATCGTGGGAGAAGAACGGGTCGAAAATGGCATTCGCTATGTTCCCATGCGTCATGAATTGGAGCAAAAAAATCAGTCACACTAA
- a CDS encoding glycosyltransferase has product MRIALFTETFLPKVDGIVTRLRHTVDHLQRSGDQVMVFCPDGGLREHKGAQVYGVKGNPLPWYPELKMAFPGPSVGKALEAFQPDLIHVVNPAILGLGGIFFAKTMDIPLMASYHTHLPQYLQHYGLGALEGVLWELLKAAHNQASLNLCTSTAMVEELRVHGIKNLDLWQRGVDTEMFQPSLKSEKMRDRLSQGHPEAPILLYVGRVSAEKQIDQIKPVLEAIPGSRLAIVGDGPYRSELEEHFAGTNTHFVGYLQGLELASAFASADAFVFPSRTETLGLVLLEAMAAGCPVVAANSGGIPDIVTDSENGFMFDPVDPDGAVKATQRLLAATEEREIMRANARAEAEKWGWAAATQQLRGYYQQVLAETRLLEAA; this is encoded by the coding sequence ATGCGTATCGCCCTTTTTACTGAGACATTTTTACCAAAAGTAGATGGCATCGTAACTCGGCTCCGCCACACAGTCGATCATTTGCAGCGCAGTGGTGATCAGGTGATGGTTTTCTGTCCCGATGGTGGACTGCGGGAACATAAAGGCGCACAGGTTTACGGCGTTAAAGGCAATCCGCTTCCCTGGTATCCCGAACTAAAGATGGCATTTCCTGGCCCTTCGGTGGGTAAAGCCCTCGAGGCATTTCAACCGGATTTGATTCACGTCGTTAATCCAGCAATTTTAGGGTTAGGCGGGATTTTTTTCGCGAAAACAATGGATATTCCCCTAATGGCCTCTTACCACACCCATTTACCCCAATACCTGCAACATTACGGCTTGGGAGCTTTGGAAGGGGTACTTTGGGAACTTCTGAAAGCAGCTCATAATCAAGCGTCTTTAAATTTATGTACGTCAACGGCAATGGTTGAAGAGTTGCGGGTACATGGCATTAAAAATTTGGATCTGTGGCAGCGGGGCGTTGATACGGAAATGTTTCAGCCCAGCCTCAAGTCGGAAAAGATGCGCGATCGCCTCTCCCAAGGTCATCCAGAAGCCCCAATTCTTCTCTACGTTGGTCGGGTTTCAGCAGAAAAACAAATTGACCAGATTAAACCTGTCCTTGAAGCAATTCCGGGTTCACGGTTGGCGATCGTCGGTGATGGCCCCTACCGCAGTGAATTAGAAGAACATTTTGCTGGCACGAATACACACTTTGTCGGTTATCTCCAAGGTTTAGAACTGGCTTCTGCTTTTGCCTCTGCCGATGCTTTTGTCTTTCCTTCTCGCACCGAAACCCTTGGTTTGGTTCTCCTCGAAGCGATGGCGGCAGGCTGTCCCGTGGTGGCAGCCAACTCTGGCGGTATTCCCGATATTGTGACTGATAGCGAAAACGGTTTTATGTTTGATCCTGTTGATCCAGATGGCGCGGTGAAAGCAACGCAACGTTTATTGGCAGCGACAGAAGAGCGGGAAATCATGCGGGCTAATGCTAGAGCTGAAGCTGAAAAATGGGGGTGGGCTGCAGCAACTCAACAACTACGTGGCTATTACCAACAGGTGCTGGCAGAAACAAGATTATTAGAAGCTGCTTGA